From a single Halobellus ruber genomic region:
- a CDS encoding NAD-dependent epimerase/dehydratase family protein produces MEDRRVLVTGGAGFIGSNLANHLAADNDVVAVDDLHLGTPENLADDVEFVDASVLDDDLPTEGVDAVFHLAAYSSYTMAEENKRDATRVNVEGFVNAVEQAREDGCDTVVYASTSSIYGSRTEPSPEDLPVEARTCYEASKLAREQYGEYFHHHYDMTLAGLRFFSVYQGYGGAEEHKGEYANTVAQFTHKIANGERPELFGDGSQTRDFTHVDDIVRGIELAADHRLQGIYNLGTGNSYTFNEMIGLINDELGTDVDPKYVENPLEVYVHDTMADATKMREATGWEPEIDFEEGLARVCAPYTE; encoded by the coding sequence ATGGAAGACAGACGCGTCCTCGTGACCGGCGGCGCGGGCTTCATCGGCTCGAACCTCGCGAACCACCTCGCGGCGGACAACGACGTTGTGGCCGTCGACGACCTCCACCTCGGCACGCCCGAGAACCTCGCGGACGACGTCGAGTTCGTCGACGCGAGCGTCCTCGACGACGACCTCCCCACCGAGGGGGTCGACGCCGTGTTCCATCTGGCGGCGTACTCCTCGTACACGATGGCCGAGGAGAACAAGCGCGACGCCACCCGAGTCAACGTCGAGGGGTTCGTCAACGCCGTCGAGCAAGCCCGCGAGGACGGCTGCGACACGGTCGTGTACGCCTCGACCTCGTCGATCTACGGCTCCCGGACCGAGCCCTCGCCCGAGGACCTCCCGGTCGAGGCCCGGACCTGCTATGAGGCCTCGAAGCTCGCCCGCGAACAGTACGGCGAGTACTTCCATCACCACTACGATATGACCCTCGCGGGCCTGCGTTTCTTCTCGGTCTACCAGGGCTACGGCGGTGCGGAGGAGCACAAGGGCGAATACGCGAACACCGTCGCGCAGTTCACCCACAAGATCGCCAACGGCGAACGGCCGGAGCTCTTCGGCGACGGCTCACAGACGCGTGACTTCACCCACGTCGACGACATCGTCCGCGGGATCGAACTCGCCGCCGACCACAGATTACAGGGAATCTACAACCTCGGCACCGGCAACAGCTACACGTTCAACGAGATGATCGGGCTGATCAACGACGAACTCGGTACCGACGTCGACCCCAAATACGTCGAGAACCCCCTCGAGGTGTACGTCCACGACACGATGGCCGACGCGACCAAGATGCGCGAGGCCACCGGCTGGGAGCCCGAGATCGACTTCGAGGAGGGCCTCGCCCGGGTGTGTGCACCCTACACGGAGTAA
- the rocF gene encoding arginase: MATEALQTVRVIGAPTDYGANRRGVDMGPSAIRYAGLAAQLERAGVAVADGGDVPAPRAEERDPSVETFAAGRARFLRETREVTIRVADRVEGALATADLPIVLGGDHSVAIGSVTGSARDADVGVVWFDAHADCNTPETSPTGNVHGMPLAAVLGVGAFADVEWATADGLRADNVAIVGLRDVDERERDAIEESGVTAFTMADIDTRGLTNVVDDAVDVATDGTDGVHVSLDLDWLDPREAPGVGTPVRGGVTYREAHSALERVAGRDCLRSLDLVEVNPILDERNETAELAAELASSALGRRIL; this comes from the coding sequence ATGGCGACCGAGGCGCTACAAACCGTCCGCGTGATCGGCGCGCCGACCGACTACGGCGCCAACCGACGGGGCGTGGATATGGGCCCCTCCGCGATCCGCTACGCCGGCCTCGCCGCGCAACTCGAACGCGCCGGCGTCGCGGTCGCGGACGGCGGCGACGTCCCCGCACCGCGGGCCGAGGAGCGCGATCCGTCGGTCGAGACGTTCGCGGCGGGGCGGGCGCGGTTCCTCCGCGAGACCCGCGAGGTCACGATCCGAGTTGCCGACCGCGTCGAGGGGGCGCTCGCGACCGCGGACCTCCCGATCGTTCTCGGCGGCGACCACTCCGTGGCGATCGGATCGGTGACGGGATCGGCTCGCGACGCCGACGTCGGCGTGGTCTGGTTCGACGCCCACGCCGACTGCAACACCCCCGAAACCTCGCCGACGGGCAACGTCCACGGGATGCCGCTGGCGGCGGTGCTCGGCGTCGGCGCGTTCGCGGACGTCGAGTGGGCCACCGCCGACGGGCTCCGCGCTGACAACGTCGCCATCGTCGGCCTGCGCGACGTCGACGAGCGGGAACGGGACGCGATCGAGGAAAGCGGCGTGACGGCGTTCACGATGGCCGACATCGACACCCGCGGCCTCACGAACGTCGTCGACGACGCCGTGGACGTGGCGACCGACGGGACGGACGGGGTTCACGTCAGCCTCGACCTCGACTGGCTCGACCCCCGCGAGGCCCCCGGCGTCGGTACGCCCGTCCGGGGTGGGGTCACCTACCGGGAGGCCCACTCGGCGCTGGAGCGCGTCGCCGGGCGCGATTGTCTCCGCTCTTTGGATCTCGTCGAGGTGAACCCGATCCTCGACGAACGCAACGAGACGGCGGAGCTGGCGGCGGAGTTGGCGTCGAGCGCGCTGGGCCGACGGATCCTGTAA
- the gyrA gene encoding DNA gyrase subunit A, which translates to MSSDAPERFDPDAGIAAEVETALIEQEMEQSYIDYAMSVIAGRALPDARDGLKPVHRRILYAMHELGVTARSSHRKSSSIVGETMGDYHPHGDSAIYDSLARMAQDFSMRYPLVDGQGNFGSVDGDPPAAMRYTEARMSPIAEELLSDIGMDTVDFQSNYDDRLEEPAVLPAAFPNLLVNGSSGIAVGMSTNIPPHNLGEVIDATTHLIDNPDCTVEDLMEFVKGPDFPTGANIVGRNAIHKAYKTGRGRIRVRAEFEIEGDDRIVITELPFQANKARLVERIADNVNDGTIEGIRDLRDESDRDGIRVVVELKRGANAEVVKNQLLEHHLESTFGVINLALVDGQPQVLDLKETLAEYLEHRRTVVRRRSQYELGEKRDRAHILEGRLRALQSVDDVVEVIRNSESRDDAKAALRGEHVVEVGGDPLPSFDFSADQADHIVAMQLGSLTAMEADEIREEYDEVQSRIDELETILNDDDELDAVVRSELEAIKEEYDDDRRTSIIEDTGTVTHEDLIAEEDVVVVVTEDDYIKRMPLDRFSAQHRGGKGIIGTELKEGDRVASVYVASTHDYLLYFTNHGKVYQLKTYQVPEMSRTARGKSAVNLLDLDDGEELTAVVNCADMEADEEKYLTMATREGYVKRTGVEEFQNIRSTGIIATTLDEDDALVDVEVTDGDRDLLLASRDGMAIRFTESEVRAMGRSARGVRGIRLEGDDEVAALAAVDADRHSWVLTVTERGYGKRTDIDEYRRQSRNGKGLIDIKTNDRNGPVCELETVGPDDHLFVMSGDGQILRTPVEDLSVVGRNTMGVIVMDLEAGDAVASVDVHATTEGGEAAEASAEGEAEASAD; encoded by the coding sequence ATGAGCTCCGACGCACCCGAGCGGTTCGATCCCGACGCCGGCATTGCCGCGGAGGTCGAGACCGCACTGATCGAACAGGAGATGGAACAGTCCTACATCGACTACGCGATGTCCGTCATCGCGGGCCGGGCGCTGCCCGACGCCCGCGACGGGTTGAAACCGGTCCACCGCCGGATCCTCTATGCGATGCACGAACTGGGCGTCACCGCCCGCTCCTCGCACCGGAAGTCCTCCTCAATCGTCGGCGAGACGATGGGGGATTACCACCCGCACGGCGACTCCGCGATCTACGACAGCCTCGCGCGGATGGCCCAGGACTTCTCGATGCGGTACCCCCTCGTCGACGGCCAGGGGAACTTCGGCTCCGTCGACGGCGACCCGCCCGCGGCGATGCGGTACACCGAGGCCCGGATGTCGCCGATCGCCGAGGAGTTGCTCTCCGACATCGGTATGGACACCGTCGACTTCCAGTCAAACTACGACGACCGGCTGGAGGAGCCGGCCGTCCTCCCCGCGGCGTTCCCGAACCTGCTCGTGAACGGCTCCTCGGGCATCGCGGTCGGGATGTCGACCAACATCCCACCCCATAATTTGGGGGAGGTGATCGACGCGACGACACACCTGATCGACAACCCCGACTGCACGGTCGAGGACCTGATGGAGTTCGTGAAGGGGCCGGACTTCCCGACGGGGGCGAACATCGTCGGCCGGAACGCGATCCACAAGGCGTACAAGACGGGTCGGGGCCGGATCCGGGTCCGCGCGGAGTTCGAGATCGAGGGCGACGACCGGATCGTGATCACCGAACTCCCGTTTCAGGCGAACAAGGCGCGCTTAGTCGAGCGGATCGCCGACAACGTCAACGACGGCACGATCGAGGGGATCCGCGACCTCCGCGACGAGTCCGACCGCGACGGCATCCGGGTCGTGGTCGAACTCAAGCGCGGCGCCAACGCCGAGGTGGTGAAAAACCAGCTGCTGGAACACCATCTGGAATCCACCTTCGGCGTCATCAACCTCGCCTTGGTCGACGGCCAACCGCAGGTCCTCGATCTGAAGGAGACCTTAGCGGAGTACCTCGAACACCGACGCACGGTCGTCCGCCGGCGCTCCCAGTACGAACTCGGCGAGAAGCGCGATCGCGCGCACATCCTCGAAGGGCGACTCCGGGCGCTGCAATCGGTCGACGACGTGGTCGAGGTCATCAGGAACTCCGAGAGCCGCGACGACGCGAAGGCGGCACTCCGCGGCGAACACGTCGTCGAGGTCGGCGGCGACCCCCTCCCGAGTTTCGACTTCTCCGCCGACCAGGCGGACCACATCGTCGCGATGCAGTTGGGGTCGCTGACCGCGATGGAGGCCGACGAGATCCGCGAGGAGTACGACGAGGTCCAATCGCGGATCGACGAGTTGGAGACGATCCTCAACGACGACGACGAACTCGACGCCGTCGTCAGATCCGAACTCGAAGCGATCAAAGAAGAGTACGACGACGACCGCCGGACGTCGATCATCGAGGACACCGGCACCGTCACCCACGAGGACCTGATCGCCGAGGAGGACGTCGTCGTGGTCGTCACCGAGGACGACTACATCAAGCGCATGCCGCTGGACCGCTTCAGCGCCCAGCACCGCGGCGGAAAGGGGATCATCGGCACCGAACTCAAGGAGGGCGACCGCGTCGCGTCGGTGTACGTCGCTTCGACCCACGACTACCTGCTGTACTTCACGAACCACGGCAAGGTCTACCAGCTGAAGACCTACCAGGTACCGGAGATGTCCCGGACGGCCCGGGGGAAGTCCGCGGTCAACCTGCTTGATCTCGACGACGGCGAGGAGCTCACCGCCGTCGTCAACTGTGCGGATATGGAGGCCGACGAGGAGAAGTACCTCACGATGGCGACCCGCGAGGGGTACGTCAAACGAACGGGGGTCGAGGAGTTCCAGAACATCCGCTCGACGGGGATCATCGCGACCACGCTCGACGAGGACGACGCCCTCGTCGACGTCGAGGTCACCGACGGCGACCGGGACCTGCTTTTGGCCAGCCGCGACGGGATGGCGATCCGCTTCACCGAGTCGGAGGTGCGGGCGATGGGTCGGTCGGCCCGCGGCGTCCGCGGGATCCGGCTGGAGGGCGACGACGAGGTGGCGGCGCTTGCGGCCGTCGACGCCGACCGCCACAGTTGGGTGCTGACGGTCACCGAGCGCGGCTACGGCAAGCGGACCGACATCGACGAGTACCGGCGGCAGTCCCGGAACGGCAAGGGGCTGATCGACATCAAGACCAACGACCGGAACGGCCCCGTCTGTGAACTCGAGACCGTCGGGCCCGACGACCACCTGTTCGTGATGAGCGGCGACGGCCAGATCCTCCGGACCCCGGTGGAGGACCTCTCGGTCGTCGGCCGGAACACGATGGGCGTCATCGTGATGGACTTGGAAGCCGGCGACGCGGTCGCAAGCGTCGACGTCCACGCGACGACCGAGGGTGGGGAGGCCGCGGAAGCGAGCGCCGAGGGCGAAGCGGAAGCCAGCGCGGACTGA
- the gyrB gene encoding DNA topoisomerase (ATP-hydrolyzing) subunit B, with protein MSQDSEYGAGQIQVLEGLEAVRKRPAMYIGSTDSRGLHHLVYEVVDNAIDEALAGFCDRIEVTIHGDGSVSVADNGRGIPVDSHEEYDRPAVEVIMTVLHAGGKFDNKSYQVSGGLHGVGVSVVNALSRRLDVEIKRDGAVWRDRFEYGEPQAGAFERVRDLNADEDTGTTVRFWPDTDIFETNDFEFGTLESRLRELAFLNSGVEIRLIEEAGADEGAEAGDAERRERSFRYDGGIREFVRYLNETKTVLHDDVIYYADSAEDIQIEVALQATEELQGSIHAFANNINTREGGTHLTGFKTALTRVVNDYARDRNLLGDFDSLKGEDVREGLTAVISIKHPDPQFEGQTKTKLGNSDVRGIVESITHEKLGTYLEEHPDTAEAIVNKAVEAAKARKAAKQAEELTRRKSALESTSLPGKLADCQSRDPSEAELFVVEGDSAGGCFTGDTEVALADGRSITFEQLVEEHGNGETHYCYTVQDDGRIGIKRITNPRVTKEDAELVRVTLDNGEEIRCTPDHEFMLRDGSYCEARNLSDGQSLMPLYRKDSDSDEENITIDGYEMVKQPFAPDFWEFTHLLADRYNLEHGAYERSDGDHKHHVDFDKRNNRPDNVRRLPKDEHLELHREHAERTLHTEEAKEKARETKRSDAYRKKMSRRMQEEGTVDVLREQAKGQWEDDEYEQFMRNAWREFYENNPDYQERVRQRLTREAREYWSDEQNREEQSERVTQYYEENPEAIKKRRKEAEKQWDDDELREWRSKKTEEQWTEEFRENRMEAYNETYYENTIPFMKEVLESDGDLENYDERRREKADPNVLTKSTTVEKFFDGEDELVSAVEAHNHSVASVEPLEETEDVYDIEVPGTHNFALESGVFVHNSAKQGRDRRFQAILPLKGKILNVEKHRLDRVLENDEVRALITAIGAGVGEEFDIDDARYERIILLSDADVDGAHIRTLLLTLLYRHMRPLVEAGYVYAAKPPLYRIRYRGETYDAMTEAERDRIVEERCDGNPTQVQRFKGLGEMNPDQLWETTMNPENRILKRITVEDAAAADKMFSVLMGDAVEPRKQFIKDRATDAEWVDI; from the coding sequence ATGTCACAGGATTCAGAGTACGGAGCCGGACAGATCCAGGTACTGGAAGGCCTGGAGGCGGTCCGGAAGCGTCCGGCGATGTACATCGGGTCGACGGACTCCCGCGGGTTGCACCACCTCGTCTACGAGGTCGTCGACAACGCGATCGACGAGGCCCTCGCCGGCTTCTGCGACCGGATCGAGGTCACGATCCACGGCGACGGGTCGGTGTCGGTCGCCGACAACGGTCGCGGGATCCCGGTCGACAGCCACGAGGAGTACGACCGGCCCGCCGTCGAGGTCATTATGACCGTCCTCCACGCCGGCGGGAAGTTCGACAACAAGTCCTACCAGGTCTCCGGCGGGCTCCACGGGGTCGGCGTCTCGGTGGTCAACGCCCTCTCGCGCCGACTCGACGTCGAAATCAAACGCGACGGCGCGGTGTGGCGCGACCGCTTCGAGTACGGGGAGCCACAGGCGGGCGCCTTCGAGCGCGTCCGCGACCTCAACGCCGACGAGGACACGGGCACCACGGTTCGCTTCTGGCCAGACACCGACATCTTCGAGACCAACGACTTCGAGTTCGGTACGCTCGAGTCCCGACTTCGGGAACTCGCCTTCCTCAACTCCGGGGTCGAGATCCGGCTGATCGAGGAGGCCGGCGCAGACGAGGGCGCGGAGGCGGGAGACGCCGAACGGCGGGAACGGTCCTTCCGGTACGACGGCGGGATCCGGGAGTTCGTCCGGTACCTCAACGAGACGAAGACCGTCCTCCACGACGACGTCATCTACTACGCTGACAGCGCCGAGGACATCCAGATCGAGGTTGCGCTGCAGGCCACCGAGGAGCTCCAGGGGTCGATCCACGCGTTCGCGAACAACATCAACACCCGCGAGGGCGGCACCCACCTCACCGGGTTCAAGACCGCGCTCACGCGGGTCGTCAACGACTACGCGCGGGACCGCAACCTGCTCGGCGACTTCGACTCGCTGAAGGGCGAGGACGTCCGCGAGGGGCTGACCGCGGTCATTTCGATCAAGCACCCCGACCCGCAGTTCGAGGGCCAGACCAAGACCAAACTCGGCAACAGCGACGTCCGCGGCATCGTCGAGTCGATCACCCACGAGAAGCTCGGCACCTACCTCGAGGAGCACCCCGACACCGCCGAAGCGATCGTCAACAAGGCCGTCGAGGCCGCGAAGGCGCGGAAGGCCGCAAAGCAGGCCGAGGAACTCACGCGGCGGAAGTCGGCGCTGGAGTCGACGTCGCTGCCGGGGAAACTCGCGGACTGTCAGAGCCGCGATCCCTCGGAAGCGGAGCTGTTCGTGGTGGAGGGCGACAGCGCCGGCGGCTGCTTTACCGGCGACACGGAGGTCGCACTCGCTGACGGACGGTCGATCACGTTCGAGCAGCTCGTCGAGGAGCACGGGAACGGTGAAACACACTACTGTTACACGGTACAGGACGACGGCCGAATCGGGATCAAACGGATTACGAACCCGCGCGTGACAAAAGAGGACGCGGAGTTGGTTCGGGTAACCCTCGACAACGGTGAGGAGATCCGGTGTACGCCGGATCACGAGTTTATGCTCCGCGACGGAAGCTACTGTGAGGCCCGGAACCTCAGCGACGGACAGTCACTGATGCCGCTGTATCGAAAGGATTCCGACTCCGACGAGGAGAACATCACGATCGACGGGTACGAGATGGTGAAGCAGCCGTTCGCACCCGACTTCTGGGAGTTCACTCACCTCCTCGCGGACCGGTACAACCTCGAACACGGCGCGTACGAGCGGAGCGACGGCGACCACAAGCATCACGTCGACTTCGACAAGCGAAACAACCGACCGGACAACGTACGTCGCCTCCCGAAGGACGAACACCTCGAACTGCACCGGGAACACGCCGAGCGAACGCTTCACACCGAAGAGGCCAAGGAAAAAGCCAGGGAAACGAAGCGGTCCGACGCGTACCGCAAAAAAATGAGTCGGCGAATGCAGGAAGAAGGGACGGTAGACGTGCTGCGAGAGCAGGCTAAAGGACAATGGGAAGACGATGAGTACGAACAGTTTATGCGGAACGCGTGGCGGGAGTTTTATGAGAACAATCCGGACTATCAGGAGCGCGTCCGGCAGCGCCTGACTCGGGAAGCGCGGGAGTACTGGAGTGACGAGCAGAACCGCGAAGAGCAATCCGAACGCGTCACGCAGTACTACGAGGAGAACCCGGAGGCAATCAAAAAGCGTCGTAAGGAGGCAGAAAAGCAGTGGGACGACGACGAACTCCGAGAGTGGCGGAGCAAGAAGACCGAAGAACAGTGGACCGAAGAGTTCCGCGAGAACCGGATGGAAGCGTACAACGAGACCTACTACGAGAACACGATTCCGTTTATGAAGGAGGTGCTCGAATCGGACGGAGACTTGGAGAACTACGACGAACGTCGGCGCGAGAAGGCCGATCCGAACGTCCTGACCAAATCAACGACGGTAGAGAAGTTCTTCGACGGGGAGGACGAACTCGTGTCGGCAGTCGAAGCGCACAACCACTCCGTCGCGTCCGTCGAACCGCTCGAAGAGACCGAAGACGTGTACGATATCGAGGTGCCCGGAACGCACAACTTCGCGCTCGAATCCGGGGTGTTCGTCCACAACAGCGCCAAGCAGGGCCGAGACCGCCGATTCCAGGCCATTCTGCCCCTCAAAGGGAAGATCCTGAACGTCGAGAAACACCGGCTCGACAGGGTACTGGAGAACGACGAGGTCCGGGCGCTGATCACCGCGATCGGCGCGGGCGTCGGCGAGGAGTTCGACATCGACGACGCGCGCTACGAACGGATCATCCTGCTTTCGGACGCCGACGTCGACGGCGCCCACATCCGGACGCTACTGTTGACGCTGCTGTATCGTCATATGCGCCCGCTGGTCGAGGCGGGCTACGTCTACGCCGCGAAGCCGCCGCTGTACCGCATCCGATACCGAGGTGAGACCTACGACGCGATGACTGAAGCCGAACGCGACCGCATCGTCGAGGAGAGATGCGACGGCAACCCCACGCAGGTCCAGCGGTTCAAGGGCCTCGGGGAGATGAACCCCGATCAGCTGTGGGAGACCACGATGAACCCCGAGAACCGGATCTTAAAACGGATCACCGTCGAGGACGCCGCCGCCGCCGACAAGATGTTCTCGGTGCTGATGGGGGACGCTGTCGAACCACGAAAGCAGTTCATCAAGGACAGGGCGACAGACGCCGAATGGGTTGATATCTGA
- a CDS encoding ferredoxin, with amino-acid sequence MSDDDSAPSPSDVGDDANAPPISEKPYKIIFEGNKCIGAGRCAEVADNWEMDITSGLARPKSYFIGEDDLDENVRAAEVCPAKKDRGVIHVIDRRSDEEIAPDPHGDGTLSVDW; translated from the coding sequence ATGAGCGACGACGACTCGGCGCCGTCCCCCAGCGACGTCGGCGACGACGCCAACGCCCCGCCGATATCGGAGAAGCCGTACAAGATCATCTTCGAGGGGAACAAGTGCATCGGCGCCGGCCGGTGTGCGGAGGTCGCCGACAACTGGGAGATGGACATCACCTCCGGGCTGGCGCGGCCGAAGTCGTACTTCATCGGCGAGGACGACCTCGACGAGAACGTCCGCGCCGCGGAGGTCTGTCCCGCAAAGAAGGACCGCGGCGTGATCCACGTGATCGACCGCCGGAGCGACGAGGAGATCGCCCCCGACCCCCACGGCGACGGCACCCTCAGCGTCGACTGGTGA
- a CDS encoding asparaginase domain-containing protein, whose product MSGPTVRVLSTGGTIASTHAADGAKPTLPGEELVAAADLPTDLDLSVEQVSQVPGFGMDTDIVDDVASYVRDAGADESFVVTHGTDTMAESAYYLDAGLAPDAPVVFTGAQRRPDEVSADGPANLRAAVAAATHPELYEAGGTHLAFNGELHAARDVVKSHSHKLETFSSPGKGPVAVRNREGFRFHREPGSRSAHVPGLGSDATVATVTSGLGVDGGPVRWVLDAVDGLVVAGTGLGNVTAELADAIDEALDDGVPVVIASRCHAGGVNGVYGTAGGGKRLLERGVLPAGDLPPWKARLKLLLALEAANTPAGVAEYF is encoded by the coding sequence GTGAGTGGACCGACTGTCCGCGTTCTGAGCACCGGCGGCACGATCGCGAGCACCCACGCCGCCGACGGGGCAAAGCCGACTCTCCCGGGCGAGGAACTGGTGGCCGCAGCCGACCTCCCGACGGATCTCGACCTCTCGGTCGAGCAGGTCTCCCAGGTTCCGGGGTTCGGGATGGACACCGACATCGTCGACGACGTAGCCTCCTATGTCCGCGACGCCGGGGCCGACGAGTCGTTCGTGGTCACCCACGGCACGGACACGATGGCGGAGTCGGCGTACTACCTCGATGCGGGGCTCGCACCCGACGCGCCGGTGGTGTTCACGGGTGCACAGCGGCGCCCCGACGAGGTGAGCGCCGACGGGCCGGCGAACCTCCGGGCCGCTGTGGCGGCCGCGACCCACCCCGAGCTCTATGAGGCCGGCGGCACCCACCTCGCGTTCAACGGGGAGCTACACGCCGCCCGCGACGTCGTCAAATCCCACTCACACAAGCTGGAGACGTTCAGTTCTCCCGGCAAAGGCCCCGTCGCCGTCCGCAACCGGGAGGGGTTCCGGTTCCACCGCGAACCGGGGAGCCGGTCGGCGCACGTCCCGGGGCTCGGATCCGACGCCACGGTGGCGACGGTGACGAGTGGCCTCGGCGTTGACGGCGGGCCGGTCCGTTGGGTTCTCGATGCGGTCGACGGGCTGGTCGTGGCCGGCACGGGCCTCGGCAACGTCACTGCGGAGCTGGCCGACGCGATCGACGAGGCGCTCGACGACGGGGTCCCGGTCGTGATCGCCTCGCGGTGTCACGCCGGCGGCGTCAACGGGGTGTACGGAACGGCCGGCGGCGGAAAGCGGCTTCTCGAACGCGGCGTGCTTCCGGCGGGCGACCTGCCGCCGTGGAAGGCGCGGCTGAAACTGCTGCTCGCGCTCGAAGCCGCCAACACCCCCGCGGGCGTGGCCGAATATTTCTGA
- a CDS encoding TraB/GumN family protein: MSQEAAGEGRVRVVGTAHVSEESVREVEETIEAERPDIVAVELDEGRYRQLKGGEPDDIEPGDLLRGNTVFQFIAYWMLSYVQSRLGEKFDVTPGADMLSAVETAEEFGIDVALVDRDINETMRRFWTAMGPIEKLRMIGGLAFGIGDSRGVGLAAGVILGLLLGPLVAIFGGSVGLDLAILSRITGGVVLAVGVAAAVWLFGGSVLSAADRATVAVGGGVAIGAVAGVGLGLATPVVDSLGPFAVRGVGSMALGILGGVAIGGLLGQFAAVFGGADPQDVEEFDMSELTDTDVVTAMMEEFRQFSPGGAAALIDERDAFIAHKLLGLRQSGADVVAVVGAGHREGIQRYLDNPETLPPMDSLTGTGGRGIPWAKVVGTGISVVVIGFFVLLALSSAGDDTLLRLFGAWFLVNGLFAAGLAKAAGARWSSSLVGGAVAWMTSINPFLAPGWFAGYVELQHNPVNVSDIGTLNEILSDEERPISDLVSDMFAVPLFRLIMIVAATNVGSIIASALFVAYLLPLFALDLGGAAGVTRLLFEGARNGWEILWGTVA, from the coding sequence ATGAGTCAGGAAGCGGCCGGCGAGGGTCGCGTCCGGGTCGTCGGTACCGCACACGTCTCCGAGGAGAGCGTCCGGGAGGTCGAGGAGACGATCGAGGCCGAGCGTCCCGACATCGTTGCGGTCGAACTCGACGAGGGGCGGTACCGGCAGTTGAAGGGCGGCGAACCCGACGACATCGAGCCGGGGGATCTGCTCCGCGGCAACACCGTCTTCCAGTTCATCGCCTACTGGATGCTGTCGTACGTGCAGTCACGGCTCGGCGAGAAGTTCGACGTCACGCCCGGCGCGGACATGCTCTCGGCGGTCGAGACCGCCGAGGAGTTCGGGATCGATGTCGCGCTCGTCGACCGCGACATCAACGAGACGATGCGGCGGTTCTGGACGGCGATGGGCCCGATCGAGAAACTGCGGATGATCGGCGGACTGGCGTTCGGGATCGGCGACAGCCGCGGGGTCGGCCTCGCGGCGGGCGTCATCCTCGGACTCCTGCTGGGGCCGCTCGTGGCGATCTTCGGCGGGAGCGTCGGGCTCGATCTCGCGATTCTGTCCCGGATCACTGGCGGCGTCGTGCTCGCAGTCGGCGTCGCCGCCGCGGTGTGGCTGTTCGGCGGGTCGGTCCTCTCGGCGGCGGATCGCGCGACCGTCGCGGTGGGCGGCGGCGTGGCGATCGGCGCGGTCGCCGGTGTCGGCCTGGGCCTTGCGACACCAGTCGTCGACTCCCTCGGGCCGTTCGCCGTCCGGGGCGTCGGGAGTATGGCGCTGGGGATCCTCGGCGGCGTGGCGATCGGCGGGCTTCTGGGGCAGTTCGCCGCGGTGTTCGGGGGTGCCGACCCCCAGGACGTCGAGGAGTTCGATATGTCGGAACTCACCGACACCGACGTGGTGACCGCGATGATGGAGGAGTTCCGGCAGTTCTCCCCCGGCGGCGCCGCGGCCCTGATCGACGAACGCGACGCGTTCATCGCACACAAACTGCTCGGACTCCGCCAGTCCGGTGCCGACGTCGTCGCGGTGGTGGGCGCGGGTCATCGTGAGGGGATCCAGCGGTACCTCGACAATCCCGAAACGCTCCCGCCGATGGATTCTCTGACCGGTACCGGCGGACGGGGGATCCCGTGGGCAAAGGTCGTCGGCACGGGGATCTCGGTCGTCGTGATCGGCTTCTTCGTCCTGCTTGCGCTGTCGTCGGCCGGCGACGACACGCTGCTCCGGCTGTTCGGGGCGTGGTTCCTGGTCAACGGGCTGTTCGCCGCGGGGTTGGCGAAAGCCGCCGGCGCGCGGTGGTCGTCGTCGCTCGTCGGCGGCGCAGTCGCGTGGATGACCTCGATCAACCCGTTTCTGGCGCCGGGGTGGTTCGCGGGGTACGTGGAACTCCAACACAACCCGGTGAACGTCTCCGACATCGGCACGCTCAACGAGATCCTCTCCGACGAGGAACGACCGATTTCGGATCTGGTGTCGGATATGTTCGCGGTTCCGCTGTTCCGCCTGATCATGATCGTCGCCGCGACCAACGTCGGCAGCATCATCGCCTCCGCGCTGTTTGTCGCCTACCTGCTCCCGCTTTTCGCCTTGGATCTCGGCGGCGCGGCCGGGGTGACGCGGCTGCTGTTCGAGGGCGCACGAAACGGGTGGGAGATCCTCTGGGGGACGGTCGCGTGA